One genomic region from Yarrowia lipolytica chromosome 1C, complete sequence encodes:
- a CDS encoding uncharacterized protein (Compare to YALI0C21582g, similar to uniprot|Q8X073 Neurospora crassa Related to pyruvate dehydrogenase kinase) — protein sequence MGAIPSRPLFQGWKFTPELAEKIKHYARFPATGVSLRQMVQFGSKPSAGTLFRASQFISEELPIRLAHRVRDLEDLPDGLSEQPSILRVRNWYAQSFDELTSLKQPKISKELKTLLYSGGNNNNGNSNGNGASTTNNGNSNTRSFHMSSTRQTLLPENTTNPSLDEYHFKSTPTQKTVNRRRYYANVSPEVSSWPPEVYEFNKTITATLQKIKQRHDPVVTTVAQGITEWKQVYKKSAASLSIQSFLDRFYMSRIGIRMLIGQHIALNLHAKQEDYVGIICTKTNVREVVQDAIANARFICEDWYGLFEAPKVEIVCQPDINFMYVPGHLSHMLFETLKNSLRAVVETHGVDADYYPPVKVIVAEGHEDITIKISDEGGGIPRSAIPLIWTYLYTTVEATPSLEPDFNKSDFKAPMAGFGYGLPISRLYARYFGGDLKLISMEGYGTDVYLHLNRLSSSSEPLQ from the exons ATGGGTGC GATACCATCAAGGCCTCTTTTCCAGGGCTGGAAGTTCACGCCCGAACTTGCAGAGAAAATCAAACACTACGCACGATTCCCCGCCACCGGAGTCTCTCTCCGACAAATGGTGCAGTTCGGAAGCAAACCCAGTGCCGGCACTCTGTTCAGAGCGTCCCAGTTCATTTCCGAAGAGCTGCCCATTCGACTCGCCCACCGAGTGCGGGATCTCGAAGACCTGCCAGACGGACTCTCGGAGCAACCTAGCATTCTGCGGGTGCGAAACTGGTATGCCCAGAGTTTCGACGAGCTCACGTCGCTGAAGCAGCCCAAAATCAGCAAGGAGCTGAAGACCCTGCTTTACAGCGGAGgtaacaacaacaacggcaacagCAATGGCAACGGAGCCAGCACAaccaacaacggcaacagCAATACCCGGTCATTCCACATGTCGAGCACGCGGCAGACCCTACTCCCTGAAAACACAACTAATCCTTCGCTGGACGAATACCACTTCAAGTCGACCCCCACGCAAAAAACAGTCAACCGACGAAGATACTACGCCAACGTGTCGCCCGAAGTGTCCTCATGGCCACCGGAGGTCTACGAGTTTAACAAAACCATCACAGCTACTCTGCAGAAGATCAAGCAGCGGCATGACCCTGTCGTGACCACGGTCGCTCAGGGTATCACCGAGTGGAAGCAGGTGTACAAGAAGTCTGCTGCTTCCTTGTCCATACAATCCTTCCTGGACCGTTTCTACATGTCTCGTATTGGTATTCGAATGCTCATCGGCCAGCATATTGCTCTCAACTTACACGCCAAGCAGGAGGATTACGTCGGAATCATTTGCACAAAGACTAACGTTCGAGAAGTTGTTCAGGACGCCATCGCCAACGCTAGATTCATCTGCGAGGACTGGTACGGACTGTTCGAGGCGCCCAAGGTAGAGATTGTCTGCCAGCCCGACATCAACTTCATGTACGTTCCCGGTCATCTGTCGCATATGCTTTTCGAGACGCTCAAGAACTCTCTTCGAGCCGTTGTCGAGACTCATGGAGTCGATGCCGACTACTACCCTCCCGTCAAGGTGATTGTGGCTGAGGGTCATGAGGATATCACTATCAAGATCTCCGAtgagggaggaggaatCCCCCGGTCCGCCATTCCTCTCATCTGGACTTATCTGTACACCACAGTCGAAGCCACTCCCAGCCTGGAGCCCGACTTCAACAAGTCTGACTTTAAGGCCCCCATGGCTGGTTTCGGATACGGTCTCCCTATTTCGCGGCTGTATGCCCGATACTTTGGAGGCGATCTGAAGCTCATTTCCATGGAGGGATACGGTACAGATGTTTATCTGCATCTCAATAGattgtcgtcttcttctgagcCTCTGCAGTAA
- a CDS encoding 60S ribosomal protein uL3 (Compare to YALI0C21560g, highly similar to uniprot|P14126 Saccharomyces cerevisiae YOR063w TCM1 60S large subunit ribosomal protein L3.e, similar to Saccharomyces cerevisiae RPL3 (YOR063W); ancestral locus Anc_5.664), translated as MSHRKYEQPRHGHLGFLPRKRCTKSRGKAKSFPKDDKSKPVALTAFLGYKAGMTTIVRDLDRRGSKMDKREIVEAATVVDTPPMVVVGVVGYVATPRGLRSLTTVWAEHLSEEVRRRFYKNWYKSKKTAFTKYAKQYEGDAAQVQKELERIKKYCTVVRVLAHTQPKLTPLKQKKAHLAEIQINGGSVADKVEWAQQHFEKTVTIDTVFEQDEMIDAIAITKGKGYEGTTHRWGTKKLPRKTHRGLRKVACIGAWHPANVQYTVARSGQDGYHHRTSANHKVYRVGKGGDESNGSTEFDRTPKTITPMGGFVRYGEVNNDFLILKGSIPGVKKRVITLRKSMWLHTSRRDLEKTQLKWIDTASKFGKGRFQTPAEKTAFMGTLKKDL; from the coding sequence ATGTCCCACCGAAAGTACGAACAGCCCCGACACGGTCACCTGGGTTTCCTCCCCCGAAAGCGATGCACCAAGTCTCGAGGAAAGGCCAAGTCTTTCCCCAAGGATGACAAGTCCAAGCCTGTTGCTCTGACCGCCTTCCTTGGTTACAAGGCCGGTATGACCACCATTGTCCGAGACCTCGACCGACGAGGCTCCAAGATGGACAAGCGAGAGATTGTCGAGGCTGCCACCGTCGTTGACACTCCCCCCATGGTTGTTGTCGGTGTTGTTGGTTACGTTGCCACTCCCCGAGGTCTTCGATCCCTGACCACCGTCTGGGCCGAGCACCTGTCCGAGGAGGTCCGACGACGATTCTACAAGAACTGgtacaagtccaagaagacTGCCTTCACCAAGTACGCTAAGCAGTACGAGGGTGACGCCGCCCAggtccagaaggagctcgagcGAATCAAGAAGTACTGCACCGTTGTGCGAGTTCTTGCTCACACCCAGCCCAAGCTGACTCCTCTtaagcagaagaaggctcaCCTTGCTGAGATCCAGATCAACGGTGGCTCCGTTGCCGACAAGGTCGAGTGGGCCCAGCAGCACTTTGAGAAGACCGTCACCATCGACACTGTTTTCGAGCAGGACGAGATGATTGACGCCATTGCCATCACCAAGGGTAAGGGATACGAGGGTACCACCCACCGATGGGGAACCAAGAAGCTGCCCCGAAAGACCCACCGAGGTCTGCGAAAGGTCGCCTGTATTGGTGCCTGGCACCCTGCCAACGTCCAGTACACCGTGGCTCGATCCGGTCAGGACGGTTACCACCACCGAACCTCCGCCAACCACAAGGTTTACCGAGTTGGCAAGGGCGGTGACGAGTCCAACGGCTCCACCGAGTTCGACCGAACCCCCAAGACCATCACCCCCATGGGTGGTTTCGTCCGATACGGTGAGGTCAACAACGACTTCCTCATCCTCAAGGGTTCCATCCCCGGTGTCAAGAAGCGAGTCATCACTCTGCGAAAGTCCATGTGGCTGCACACCTCTCGACGAGACCTCGAGAAGACCCAGCTCAAGTGGATCGACACTGCCTCCAAGTTCGGAAAGGGCCGATTCCAGACCCCTGCCGAGAAGACTGCTTTCATGGGcactctcaagaaggacctTTAA
- a CDS encoding uncharacterized protein (Compare to YALI0C21538g, some similarities with wi|NCU08273.1 Neurospora crassa NCU08273.1 hypothetical protein 5' end, similar to Saccharomyces cerevisiae IST2 (YBR086C); ancestral locus Anc_3.323), with product MPAQHTVHAATAAAAALGSPKRQDRHNASGVPEEVSAAYQDWETSHGKAPPAGSRIETRDAVYVVEQEPPRAHRRQLSGGSGSQRVSPAGNAISSHVHNDFSAIDRKIASSLSRSGSRRSQGSAGRTEKVEYTPVPTPGYPGVPVSYANSPLPNPPSPQGTSFRPEPVYVEEETVVTDNVRYVDPAIKGSSKSYSPTPAQEPTATYGGYASDVQQIGKDRFNDTLVGSTNYSQPQQQSGYAQQQSGYAQQQTGYSNNSPHSPSSPSRLAQSHTARAPAQSAQTAQTAQSVPSQQLPGNMQEVNMPLSASHASAVGTPANKNSNRDAVIVETVDHHHHHYDIPPGATGAGVAGTSASAAPATNATGVIPSPSAAAGTVPSAGTTGTVPATSAATGTTPTTSVGASPSTSKRESWGGKFNSFKKADAEEKPEKSKSLKGFFSGLTGKKSKDKLDNESKRLSKSSPLASERASPLAGQNDVGNVLSGDLHPNEVNGAGLGAGSAGAAGVAGAAGGLGSTGAPTSGLGSSTAASGLTGSSGVGSSGLGAAGASAALGNTQAGSALNKAQGVEHQAQGLQSQAQGLQSQAQNAPSNLESAAKSRVQGAESDLTNSAASHIPGNNVPGLGASSGTSNIPGVGSGSGSVPGGSTLPNLGSGAGQGSSGVGSSGAGAGAAGLAGAAGAAGLAGSGHNHQNHHHHQSSPTQSTGNGAGAAGAGVVGAGTTTTGSSYSPSASTGTGYSPSAGTSGATGTSGATGTGYSSSPSASTGYASHSPNQKTTSSEYNDTHPGYANGQPGYGNDHVTGSGYSASAKAPLSESGERHLGTISPSGSFGPKSGGQPSIAGVAGGINKEHSNPVSSFDPGSTLPGSAFDGETGHGQTGHSHGVGAAGIGAGAAGAAGLGASSAGGHLPQSHGTHNLHSKVEGFEKTAERKAEELEHGFSKDTHGLRSELQKGEHGLGSEFGKGEHELSRGGHGIESGLSRGEHGIASDFSKGEHGLTSGLSRGEHGISSDFSRGEQGLKSDFSNVKNDFSPHGLERKAEHHAEKQALNNALGGKDIPGGAALGAGALGAGGISGAGVKDGLRNEAQNQTVGRVDGYKSDALGKVDGFRSDAEKNTVGKVDGFKGDLDGKAQGLRGEALGGAALGGTGLGGVGSGVGSGVGSHGAQTAGITGSGVGPGAHGTGATGTSGVAGSGVTGTGAPGVGTSATGTGVSSTGSPNLGGFREDAAAGSEIQPGHAHIMDGRPEEFDHHTFSGKTKAGLASVVGAIGLGKNHHHHNKSPTQSHGFDSVRQEREQAESGGHKHFAGVGVLGDKERPVSGSYQSGAAPQTGSSYQSGTAPQTGSSYQSGAVPQTGSSVQPGSSTVPGIGAASGLPGNTPVTHDPASGIPLSGQTGANGLPAQPSSPVQRSTTSANSPPSPSMAKNFERSIRSGQAGVGVVPGSRAPTEGELERAKYGPVSTATHGGERGVHIDATGYNKDTSGVGSGVGAGVGSSSASSDPYSSGTTRGVTTNIGESPAGVNSGVTGIPSGGAVAAADTAVDVVTNEIPQTEAAGQHLKELGSPENPAVNPTGEVHTKLRADGFPTEETPRYAPSNQFDGFTGSTPLGQNYGSDYTGDSHNLNSTSPYPQHQNQTIGMPEENARNISAPYESTQEGPGVAGQTPVHREIYTETREPIIGSGSTTAAVKGVPPTDGVIADAHAQVTSLGSSVDAHKTTAVSGVDSSGLRKRVDHVEVTKTSVIKETPPPPPLPHLAPQDQIQYFDADYVIVVKPQGAEKDLHHIEQLTGLLAANHIDTKVRDGLGNELLVFLKFSDIIIDRAASHSHVNDFLYHLRSDNPRNLKKDSFEQLREHSKEYKSSERLRLVHHYLSAPEIDGGLGIDPSNPKFAYIDEIFPLQDRKKNKQYAALLGSKWVVDDEDLDAINDLYGEQVAFYFGFSQFYLQWLIVPSIVGVLAHFLLPSYSFFYTLVIQIWSIVFVRAWRKRETNLAIRFGATNASAVGERRAFIAEGAKIDMISDIKRPWYSPSKRVAKELAFIPVAFTLAALLVVGHTIIFAFEIYTRQIYHGPFSDYAPLVPTALLVVFLGVFKVIYGIIAKKMTDWENHEFEGVYTRSLTIKLFVVDFLSSYFGLFLTGFIYLPFGQNLVGYLNVFQELINFLVGDTVVKPFTVDSSRLYDQMIYFLGTAQVINFVLSRALPIVIRFALPVISKIRGVVVAAPVELAPQEEHYMDIVRGERSKSVYDVTNDYRSTITQFGFVALFGPVWALGPLCALIHNFLSLRSEFLKISVDFQRPTPRRVENIQPWDDILTFITWLGSLSTTALVVMLRSVHYDNDAAVAFTNVRYVSVSQTLGIDGTSLGVVTVAPWFVLAAVLYAEHQYLFVSRLTDFIFSQFDSPEVITDKRSRYQLRKALLAAEGGSENVKDIVFSLSPRGGQPPRVDIQTVDVILKRRRHPAVPNTKKAQ from the exons ATGCCTGCCCAACATACGGTCCATGCTGCGACCGCTGCTGCCGCGGCTCTTGGCTCGCCCAAACGCCAGGACCGCCACAATGCCTCTGGAGTGCCCGAGGAGGTCTCTGCCGCCTACCAGGACTGGGAAACGTCCCACGGCAAGGCGCCCCCCGCCGGTTCTCGAATCGAGACTCGAGACGCCGTCTACGTTGTCGAACAGGAGCCCCCGCGGGCCCATCGACGTCAGCTGAGCGGCGGATCCGGCTCACAGAGAGTGTCTCCCGCTGGCAACGCCATTTCCAGCCACGTGCACAACGACTTTTCCGCCATTGACAGAAAGATTGCTTCTTCTCTGAGCCGTTCCGGCTCTAGACGAAGCCAGGGATCCGCCGGCCGAACCGAAAAGGTCGAGTATACCCCTGTTCCCACCCCAGGATATCCTGGAGTGCCAGTCAGCTATGCTAATT CACCACTACCCAACCCCCCCTCTCCCCAAGGTACATCGTTCCGGCCCGAACCAGTATatgtggaggaagagacgGTTGTCACCGACAATGTGCGGTATGTGGACCCCGCAATCAAGGGCTCTTCCAAGTCCTACTCGCCCACTCCTGCCCAAGAGCCCACCGCGACGTATGGAGGATACGCCTCGGACGTGCAGCAGATTGGCAAGGACCGATTCAATGACACTCTGGTTGGATCCACCAACTACTCGCAGCCCCAACAGCAGTCAGGATatgcccagcagcagtcaGGATatgcccagcagcagactgGCTACTCCAACAACTCGCCTCACTCGCCCAGCTCGCCTTCGAGACTCGCCCAGTCTCACACTGCTCGAGCTCCTGCCCAGAGCGCTCAGACTGCCCAGACCGCCCAATCTGTGCCTTCTCAGCAGCTTCCCGGAAACATGCAGGAGGTGAACATGCCTCTGAGTGCTTCCCACGCCTCTGCTGTCGGAACCCCTGCTAACAAGAACTCCAATCGAGATGCTGTTATAGTCGAGACCGTggaccatcaccaccatcactATGACATTCCTCCCGGAGCCACTGGAGCCGGAGTTGCTGGtacttctgcttctgctgccccTGCCACCAACGCCACTGGTGTCATCCCCTCTCCCagtgctgctgctggaactgTTCCTTCTGCTGGTACCACCGGAACAGTCCCTGCCACCTCTGCCGCTACTGGAACTacacccaccacctcggTGGGCGCCTCGCCCTCCACGTCCAAGAGAGAGTCCTGGGGTGGTAAGTTCAACAGTTTCAAAAAGGCCGACGCCGAGGAAAAGCCCGAAAAGTCCAAGTCTCTCAagggcttcttctctggcCTCACCGGAAAGAAGTCCAAGGACAAGCTCGACAACGAGTCCAAGCGATTGAGCAAGTCGTCTCCTCTGGCCTCGGAGAGAGCTTCTCCCTTGGCTGGACAGAACGATGTTGGTAACGTTCTCTCTGGCGATCTTCATCCTAATGAGGTGAATGGAGCTGGCCTCGGAGCCGGCAGTGCTGGAGCTGCGGGAGTCGCCGGTGCTGCCGGTGGCCTTGGTTCCACTGGTGCTCCCACCTCCGGTCTCGGATCGAGCACCGCTGCTTCCGGTCTCACTGGCTCCTCTGGCGTCGGCTCTTCCGGCCtcggagctgctggagcatCTGCTGCCCTTGGAAACACCCAGGCCGGCTCTGCCCTTAACAAGGCTCAGGGTGTCGAGCATCAGGCCCAGGGACTTCAGTCTCAGGCCCAGGGACTTCAGTCTCAGGCTCAGAACGCCCCCTCCAACCTCGAGTCTGCCGCCAAGTCCCGAGTTCAGGGAGCGGAGTCCGACCTCACCAACTCTGCCGCCTCCCACATTCCTGGCAACAACGTGCCTGGTTTGGGAGCCTCTTCCGGCACCTCCAACATCCCCGGTGTcggttctggctctggctctgttcCTGGAGGTTCAACCTTGCCTAACCTtggttctggagcaggCCAGGGCTCGTCTGGTGTTGGATcttctggtgctggagctggtgccGCTGGTCTTGCTGGTGCCGCTGGTGCCGCTGGTCTTGCTGGTTCCGGccacaaccaccaaaaccaccatcaccaccaatcATCTCCTACCCAGTCTACTGGAaatggagctggagctgctggtgcaGGAGTTGTCGGTGCTGGTACTACCACTACTGGCTCGTCATATTCTCCTTCCGCGTCCACTGGAACCGGCTACTCTCCTTCTGCCGGAACTTCTGGTGCCACTGGAACTTCTGGCGCCACTGGAACTGGTTactcctcttctccctcTGCTTCCACTGGTTACGCGTCCCACTCCCCCAACCAGAAGACCACTTCTTCAGAGTACAATGACACTCACCCTGGCTACGCCAACGGCCAGCCTGGTTACGGTAacgaccacgtgactggcTCCGGTTactctgcctctgccaaGGCCCCTCTCTCTGAGTCTGGCGAACGTCACCTCGGCACCATCTCCCCCTCTGGATCGTTTGGCCCCAAATCTGGCGGCCAGCCCTCCATTGCTGGAGTTGCTGGAGGCATCAACAAAGAGCACTCCAACCCTGTGTCTTCTTTCGACCCTGGTTCCACTCTTCCTGGTAGTGCTTTTGACGGTGAGACTGGACATGGCCAAACTGGCCACTCTCACGGAGTCGGAGCTGCTGGCATCGGAGCTGGTGCTGCCGGAGCTGCTGGCTTAGGCGCTTCGTCTGCTGGTGGACATCTTCCCCAGTCTCACGGCACCCACAACCTGCATTCCAAGGTCGAGGGTTTCGAGAAGACTGCTGAGAGgaaggccgaggagctggagcacGGCTTTTCTAAGGACACTCACGGCCTAAGATCCGAGCTCCAGAAGGGGGAGCATGGTCTGGGCTCCGAGTTCGGAAAGGGCGAGCACGAGCTGTCCCGAGGCGGCCATGGTATTGAGTCTGGTCTATCTCGAGGCGAGCATGGCATCGCCTCTGATTTCTCCAAGGGCGAGCACGGCCTCACCTCCGGCCTGTCTCGAGGAGAGCACGGTATCAGTTCTGATTTCTCTCGAGGAGAACAGGGTCTCAAGTCAGACTTCTCCAACGTTAAGAACGACTTCTCTCCCCACGGACTCGAGCGTAAGGCTGAGCACCACGCCGAGAAGCAGGCTTTGAACAACGCTCTGGGAGGCAAGGATATTCCCGGAGGCGCAGCTCTTGGCGCCGGAGCTCTTGGAGCCGGTGGTATTTCTGGCGCCGGAGTCAAGGACGGCCTTCGAAATGAGGCCCAGAACCAGACTGTCGGCCGCGTTGACGGCTACAAGTCTGACGCTCTCGGCAAGGTCGATGGTTTCAGGTCCGATGCCGAGAAGAACACGGTTGGAAAGGTCGATGGTTTCAAGGGTGACCTCGATGGCAAGGCTCAGGGTCTTCGAGGTGAGGCTCTCGGAGGAGCAGCCCTTGGCGGTACAGGTCTGGGAGGTGTTGGCTCTGGTGTCGGTTCCGGAGTCGGCTCTCATGGAGCTCAGACTGCTGGAATCACTGGATCGGGCGTTGGCCCTGGTGCCCATGGAACTGGTGCTACCGGTACTTCCGGAGTTGCTGGATCTGGTGTCACTGGCACTGGTGCTCCTGGTGTTGGCACTTCTGCCACTGGAACTGGCGTCTCCTCCACTGGCTCCCCCAACCTCGGTGGCTTCCGAGAGGACGCTGCTGCCGGTTCCGAGATTCAGCCTGGCCACGCCCATATAATGGACGGTCGACCCGAGGAGTTCGACCACCACACCTTTTCTGGCAAGACCAAGGCCGGTCTGGCGTCCGTGGTCGGCGCTATTGGTCTAGGCAagaaccaccaccaccacaacaagaGCCCCACCCAGTCCCACGGCTTTGATTCTGTCCGACAGGAGCGAGAACAGGCTGAGTCTGGAGGCCACAAGCACTTTGCTGGCGTCGGAGTTCTCGGTGACAAGGAACGACCTGTCTCTGGTTCTTATCAGAGCGGTGCTGCTCCCCAGACTGGCTCTTCTTACCAGAGCGGTACTGCTCCCCAGACTGGCTCTTCTTACCAGAGTGGCGCTGTTCCTCAGACTGGATCTTCGGTTCAGCCCGGTTCATCTACTGTCCCTGGCATCGGAGCTGCGTCTGGCCTGCCTGGAAACACCCCCGTGACTCACGATCCAGCCTCTGGCATCCCTCTTTCTGGCCAGACTGGAGCTAACGGACTTCCCGCCCAGCCCTCTTCACCTGTGCAAAGATCTACCACCTCTGCCAACTCTCCTCCTTCGCCCTCCATGGCCAAGAACTTTGAGCGGTCTATTCGGTCTGGCCAGGCGGGTGTTGGCGTCGTTCCTGGTTCTCGAGCCCCCACCGAGGGCGAGCTTGAGCGAGCCAAGTACGGACCCGTGTCCACGGCCACCCACGGCGGTGAGCGAGGTGTTCACATCGACGCTACTGGCTACAACAAGGACACTTCTGGAGTTGGTTCTGGAGTTGGTGCTGGAGTTGGTTCTTCCTCCGCCTCCTCCGACCCCTACTCTTCTGGTACCACTCGAGGCGTGACTACAAACATTGGAGAGAGTCCCGCTGGCGTCAACTCGGGGGTGACCGGAATTCCCTCTGGTGGAGCCGTGGCTGCCGCCGACACCGCAGTCGACGTGGTGACTAACGAGATTCCTCAGACCGAGGCAGCTGGCCAGCacctcaaggagcttgGTAGCCCCGAGAACCCCGCCGTCAACCCTACCGGCGAGGTGCACACCAAGCTGCGAGCTGACGGCTTCCCCACCGAGGAGACTCCCCGGTACGCTCCCTCCAACCAGTTTGACGGCTTCACGGGATCCACTCCTCTGGGCCAGAATTATGGTTCGGACTACACCGGAGATAGTCATAATCTAAACTCTACTTCCCCCTATCCCCAGCATCAGAACCAGACGATTGGAATGCCGGAGGAGAACGCCAGAAACATCAGCGCCCCCTACGAGAGCACCCAGGAGGGTCCTGGAGTAGCCGGACAGACCCCTGTGCACCGAGAGATCTACACCGAGACCCGTGAACCGATAATTGGCTCTGGATCGACCACGGCCGCCGTCAAGGGAGTGCCTCCTACTGATGGAGTCATTGCTGACGCTCACGCCCAAGTCACGTCTCTGGGCTCGTCAGTGGACGCTCACAAGACCACCGCCGTGTCTGGAGTCGACTCTTCCGGGCTGCGAAAGCGAGTGGACCACGTGGAGGTGACCAAGACCAGTgtcatcaaggagacccctcctcctcctcctctgcctcACCTTGCCCCCCAGGACCAGATCCAGTACTTTGACGCCGACTacgtcattgtcgtcaAGCCGCAGGGCGCCGAGAAGGATCTGCACCacattgagcagctcaCTGGACTCCTTGCCGCGAACCACATTGACACCAAGGTCCGAGACGGTCTCGGCAATGAGCTGCTGGTCTTCCTCAAGTTCTCCGACATTATCATTGACCGAGCCGCCTCCCACTCCCACGTCAACGACTTCCTGTACCACCTGCGATCCGACAATCCTCGAAACCTGAAGAAGGACTCGTTCGAGCAGCTGCGAGAGCACTCCAAAGAGTACAAGTCCAGTGAGCGACTTCGGCTGGTGCACCACTACCTGTCCGCTCCAGAGATTGACGGCGGTCTGGGAATTGACCCTTCTAACCCCAAGTTTGCCTACATTGACGAGATATTCCCTCTTCAGgaccgaaagaagaacaagcagTACGCCGCTCTTCTGGGCTCCAagtgggtggtggatgaCGAGGACCTGGACGCCATCAACGACCTCTACGGAGAGCAGGTGGCCTTCTACTTTGGTTTCTCCCAGTTCTACCTGCAGTGGCTGATTGTGCCTTCCATTGTCGGTGTTCTGGCCCACTTCCTGCTCCCCAGCTACTCCTTCTTCTACACTTTGGTAATCCAGATCTGGtccattgtgtttgttcgGGCTTGGAGAAAGCGGGAGACCAACCTGGCCATCCGATTTGGAGCAACCAACGCATCTGCCGTTGGTGAGCGACGAGCTTTCATTGCCGAGGGTGCCAAGATTGACATGATCTCTGACATCAAGCGACCCTGGTACTCTCCCTCCAAGCGAgttgccaaggagctggcaTTCATCCCGGTTGCGTTTACCCTTGCTGCTCTGCTGGTTGTTGGTCACACAATAATCTTTGCTTTTGAGATCTACACCAGACAGATCTACCATGGTCCTTTCTCCGACTACGCCCCTCTCGTCCCCACGGCTCTTCTCGTCGTGTTCCTCGGTGTCTTCAAGGTCATCTACGGCAtcattgccaagaagatgacCGACTGGGAGAACCACGAGTTCGAGGGTGTGTACACTCGATCTCTGACCATCAAGTTGTTTGTGGTTGACTTCCTGTCATCCTACTTTGGTCTCTTCCTCACGGGCTTCATCTACTTGCCGTTTGGACAGAACCTGGTTGGATATTTGAATGTGTTCCAGGAGCTGATCAACTTCCTGGTCGGTGACACCGTCGTTAAGCCTTTCACTGTTGACAGCTCTCGACTCTATGATCAGATGATCTACTTCCTTGGAACTGCTCAGGTGATCAACTTTGTCCTTTCTCGAGCTCTTCCCATTGTTATTCGGTTTGCTCTGCCTGTCATCAGCAAGATTCGAGGTGTTGTCGTTGCTGCCCCTGTTGAACTTGCTCCCCAGGAAGAGCACTACATGGACATTGTTCGAGGCGAGCGAAGCAAGTCAGTATACGACGTCACTAACGACTACCGAAGCACCATCACCCAGTTTGGATTTGTGGCTCTCTTTGGCCCCGTTTGGGCTCTGGGGCCTCTGTGTGCTCTCATCCACAACTTTTTGTCTTTGCGATCCGAGTTCCTCAAAATCTCGGTCGACTTCCAGAGACCCACTCCTCGACGAGTGGAAAACATCCAGCCTTGGGACGATATCCTCACCTTCATCACCTGGCTGGGTTCTCTGTCCACCACTGCTCTTGTCGTTATGCTGAGATCTGTTCACTACGACAATGATGCTGCTGTGGCATTCACCAATGTGAGATACGTGTCCGTCTCCCAGACTCTTGGTATTGATGGTACCTCTCTGGGAGTGGTCACAGTTGCCCCTTGGTTTGttcttgctgctgttctgTACGCCGAGCACCAGTACCTGTTTGTATCTCGCCTGACTGACTTCATTTTCAGCCAGTTTGACTCCCCCGAGGTCATCACCGACAAGCGATCGCGATACCAGCTGCGAAAGGCTCTGTTGGCTGCCGAGGGCGGTTCCGAGAACGTCAAGGATATTGTCTTCAGTCTTTCTCCACGAGGTGGCCAGCCGCCCAGAGTGGACATTCAGACTGTTGACGTGATTCTCAAGAGACGACGGCATCCTGCTGTGCCTAACACCAAGAAGGCTCAGTAG